In Bacillus sp. DX3.1, the following proteins share a genomic window:
- the trpE gene encoding anthranilate synthase component I: MQQRKSLAISISYRLDFFKQYKFLSQHKPQHILLESGRGGRYSIVGLDPVAVIQGKNETLYIRESGKGTIKKGNPLHLMQQYMEQWKTDHNPEYPPFQGGAIGYFSYDCIRYIEKIPSLAEDDVDVPDIFFLLFDDVFVYDQKEQMLWIITHYIDEREEAERRLDEWKNLWLQEAPEVTMPFECPEKMNEAVSFTEEGFMGAVQRIQQYIGAGDVFQVNLSTRQEKTLQTHPLEIYTKLRDINPSPYMGYLELGDFQIVSGSPELLIKKQGNEVSTRPIAGTRSRGKNEQEDESLAKDLIENEKERAEHVMLVDLERNDLGRVCKYGTVEVDEFMVIEKYSHVMHIVSNVRGEVEQDKDAFDLVKAVFPGGTITGAPKIRTMEIIEELEPVRRGIYTGSIGWIGYSGDMELNIVIRTLLAKGGQAYVQAGAGIVIDSNPKNEYEESLKKAIALWRAKESSEETVR; the protein is encoded by the coding sequence ATGCAGCAACGAAAATCTTTAGCGATTTCTATTTCATATCGATTAGATTTTTTTAAGCAGTACAAATTTCTTTCACAACATAAACCTCAGCATATTTTGTTAGAAAGTGGGCGTGGGGGACGTTACAGTATTGTTGGGCTTGATCCTGTAGCGGTGATTCAAGGAAAGAATGAAACATTATATATAAGGGAAAGTGGAAAGGGAACAATAAAAAAGGGGAACCCTTTACACTTGATGCAGCAGTATATGGAGCAGTGGAAAACGGATCATAATCCGGAATATCCTCCGTTTCAAGGTGGTGCGATCGGCTACTTTAGCTATGATTGCATCCGGTATATTGAGAAGATTCCTTCTCTTGCAGAAGATGATGTGGATGTACCTGATATATTCTTTTTATTATTTGATGATGTGTTTGTGTATGATCAAAAAGAACAAATGCTATGGATTATTACGCATTATATAGATGAACGAGAAGAAGCAGAGCGACGTTTAGATGAATGGAAGAATCTTTGGTTACAAGAAGCGCCGGAAGTAACGATGCCGTTTGAGTGTCCTGAAAAGATGAACGAAGCAGTTTCTTTTACAGAAGAGGGCTTTATGGGAGCTGTTCAGCGTATTCAACAATATATTGGAGCTGGAGATGTGTTTCAAGTGAATCTGTCGACAAGACAAGAAAAAACACTGCAAACGCATCCGCTTGAGATTTATACGAAGCTTCGTGACATTAACCCATCACCATATATGGGGTATTTGGAACTTGGAGATTTCCAAATTGTCAGTGGTTCACCTGAATTGTTAATTAAAAAGCAAGGGAATGAAGTGAGTACTCGTCCAATTGCTGGTACGCGTTCTCGTGGGAAAAATGAACAAGAAGATGAAAGTCTGGCAAAAGATTTAATTGAAAATGAAAAAGAACGTGCAGAACACGTTATGCTTGTCGATTTAGAACGGAATGATTTAGGGCGTGTTTGTAAGTATGGGACCGTGGAAGTTGATGAATTTATGGTCATTGAAAAATACTCACATGTTATGCATATTGTCTCTAATGTTCGCGGTGAAGTGGAACAAGATAAGGATGCTTTTGATTTAGTGAAAGCTGTATTTCCAGGAGGGACGATTACCGGCGCACCGAAAATTCGTACGATGGAAATTATAGAAGAATTAGAACCTGTCCGCCGAGGGATTTATACGGGTTCAATTGGATGGATTGGGTATTCAGGAGATATGGAACTGAATATTGTCATCCGTACACTTCTTGCTAAAGGTGGACAAGCATATGTGCAAGCTGGAGCAGGAATTGTGATTGATTCGAATCCAAAAAATGAATATGAAGAGTCATTAAAGAAAGCAATCGCCCTGTGGCGTGCAAAAGAAAGCAGCGAAGAAACGGTTAGGTGA
- the pabC gene encoding aminodeoxychorismate lyase — protein MLIYVNGSFVEASEAKISPYDHGYLYGLGVFETFRIYNGHPFLLDDHYERLMAALSTLHIQWEMTRDDVLHILQELLVRNGLDHAYIRFNVSAGAGEIGLQTEAYEHPSVIVFIKPLPSPGVSVEKEGVILQQTRNTPEGAFRLKSHHYLNNILGKREIGNTTSKEGIFFTEAGYVAEGVVSNLFFVKDRVLNTPSLETGILNGITRAFIIRAVGTLNIQIEEGFFTKEELLSADEVFVTNSIQEIVPLRCMEGVNFPGKDGEMTKRLMRIYEMHRESLWSRNELLRGDV, from the coding sequence ATGTTAATTTATGTGAACGGTTCATTTGTAGAAGCGAGTGAGGCGAAAATTTCTCCGTATGATCATGGATACTTATATGGACTAGGTGTATTTGAAACATTTCGCATTTACAATGGACATCCCTTTTTATTAGATGATCATTATGAGCGTTTAATGGCCGCTCTTTCTACACTGCATATTCAATGGGAGATGACGAGAGATGATGTGCTTCATATCTTGCAAGAATTGCTTGTCAGAAATGGGTTGGATCATGCGTATATTCGCTTTAATGTGTCTGCAGGTGCAGGGGAAATAGGTTTACAAACAGAAGCGTATGAACATCCTTCTGTTATAGTATTTATAAAACCATTACCGTCTCCAGGTGTGAGTGTAGAGAAAGAAGGCGTTATTTTACAGCAAACACGCAATACACCAGAAGGAGCGTTTCGTTTAAAATCCCATCATTATTTAAATAATATTTTAGGTAAACGTGAAATTGGAAATACAACGAGTAAGGAAGGGATTTTCTTTACTGAGGCAGGATATGTAGCGGAGGGTGTTGTTTCCAATCTTTTTTTTGTGAAAGATAGAGTATTGAATACACCGTCACTCGAAACAGGGATTTTAAATGGAATCACTCGTGCTTTTATCATAAGGGCTGTTGGAACATTAAATATACAAATAGAAGAGGGATTCTTTACAAAAGAGGAGTTACTTTCGGCAGATGAGGTGTTTGTCACAAATTCTATTCAAGAAATCGTGCCACTTCGTTGTATGGAAGGGGTGAACTTCCCTGGTAAGGATGGCGAAATGACAAAGCGTCTTATGCGGATATATGAAATGCATAGAGAAAGTCTTTGGAGCCGAAATGAATTACTAAGAGGAGATGTGTAA
- the pabA gene encoding aminodeoxychorismate/anthranilate synthase component II — translation MILMIDNYDSFTFNLVQFLGELGQELVVKRNDGITISDIEQMKPDFLMISPGPCSPNEAGVSMDVIRHFAGKIPIFGVCLGHQSIAQVFGGDVVRAERLMHGKTSLMHHDGKKIFANIPNPFTATRYHSLIVKKETLPECLEVTSWTEEGEIMALRHKSLPIEGVQFHPESIMTSHGKELLQNFIRSYSPSVASC, via the coding sequence ATGATATTGATGATTGATAATTATGATTCCTTTACGTTTAATTTAGTGCAGTTTCTTGGGGAGCTTGGACAAGAGCTTGTTGTCAAACGCAATGATGGAATTACAATTTCGGATATTGAACAGATGAAACCGGATTTCTTAATGATCTCGCCGGGACCGTGTAGTCCGAATGAGGCTGGCGTAAGTATGGATGTCATCCGTCATTTTGCAGGAAAAATTCCGATTTTCGGTGTGTGCCTAGGGCATCAATCGATCGCACAAGTATTCGGAGGAGATGTTGTTCGTGCAGAACGCTTAATGCACGGCAAAACGTCACTAATGCACCATGATGGAAAAAAAATTTTTGCTAATATTCCGAATCCCTTTACGGCTACGAGATATCATTCTCTTATCGTAAAAAAAGAAACATTACCAGAATGTTTAGAAGTAACATCTTGGACAGAAGAAGGAGAGATTATGGCGCTTCGTCATAAATCATTGCCGATTGAAGGAGTACAATTCCATCCCGAGTCTATTATGACTTCTCATGGGAAGGAATTACTACAAAACTTCATTCGCAGTTATAGCCCGAGTGTAGCATCATGTTAA